In a genomic window of Opitutales bacterium:
- a CDS encoding peptidase domain-containing ABC transporter translates to MAHTKRFPFIEQSGMMECGVASLAMILRYHGLDDCRSFIAETIGVCPDGVDLLSLSKTAEAFGFDSNGYSADLDYLQSLENPCIVHFDGNHFVVVYACDQRSVYIADPAIGKKKLRVADFVERWNGVVLAIDPTPELNVEVSPISETARDFNQRSSGLLKTTLLETMQNLWRECLTVFICAAAFQLLSLGVPFSIQYYFDQVLPYQSLKQLVGLLVALSVLLLCIVFLGFLRDYAVAKFKVGFERDFFERFFKHFISLEQRYFDSLKKEDFISRFQENLRIREALNPRVFDSLTDVFFIFIFALAMAYFSPTLVCIAAVFFFLYTLAFVHCFPLLKNSYLVAHLETVGVLAIFIDSLLGIAAVRRGNNQHKVLERWRNRYAQVSSSVLDAEKTSAVIEAIFRLISGAAYISVAGAGAVLVFNGYLSLGRVIGFFAVFMMALQALDRLSGGLFVFAEVSLALDRVIEIFRKDQYAEPEETQETTALAIPKLMVSGLSFGYAGKEHVLNEVSFEACSGDFIGIVGRNGSGKTTLAQLLSGIYRDYAGDIVLGNHDLKKIPLRLLNEKVYVFPQEVYLFDDTLLENIRYGRSDATDDEVIEAARFAGVDAFAESMYLGYQTRIGDNGIRLSGGMALRIEFARLFCANPDLIVLDEASSALDPAAERMLFKQVRKKFSEKIVFSIAHRIETLDFANKIFVFEDGKLVETGSHSELISDRNSFYQAALGR, encoded by the coding sequence ATGGCCCATACCAAACGATTTCCCTTCATTGAACAAAGTGGCATGATGGAATGTGGGGTCGCAAGCTTGGCGATGATCCTGCGTTACCATGGCTTGGATGACTGTCGTTCGTTCATTGCTGAGACGATCGGGGTCTGTCCTGATGGAGTAGATCTCTTATCCTTAAGCAAAACTGCTGAGGCGTTTGGATTTGATTCAAACGGTTACAGTGCTGACCTTGACTACCTCCAAAGTTTGGAAAACCCGTGCATTGTTCACTTTGACGGAAACCACTTCGTAGTAGTCTACGCATGCGACCAACGGTCAGTTTATATTGCTGATCCGGCTATCGGAAAAAAGAAGCTACGTGTCGCAGACTTTGTTGAGAGATGGAATGGTGTCGTACTCGCAATCGACCCCACACCGGAGCTCAACGTCGAGGTCTCTCCAATTAGCGAAACAGCCCGCGACTTTAATCAACGTTCAAGCGGACTATTGAAGACCACTCTGTTGGAGACGATGCAGAATTTATGGCGTGAGTGTCTCACGGTCTTTATCTGTGCTGCAGCCTTCCAGCTCCTGAGCTTGGGTGTTCCGTTTTCGATTCAATACTATTTCGATCAGGTCCTCCCTTATCAAAGTCTTAAACAGCTGGTAGGTTTACTTGTCGCCCTCAGTGTATTGCTACTGTGTATTGTGTTTCTAGGCTTTCTGAGAGACTATGCGGTTGCTAAGTTTAAAGTAGGCTTTGAAAGAGATTTCTTTGAGAGGTTTTTTAAGCACTTCATCAGTCTCGAACAGAGATATTTCGATAGCCTAAAAAAGGAAGATTTCATTAGCCGCTTTCAGGAAAATCTCAGAATTCGAGAAGCCTTAAATCCCCGAGTCTTTGATTCGCTGACTGACGTCTTCTTTATATTTATCTTTGCTCTGGCAATGGCTTATTTCTCGCCGACGCTCGTATGTATCGCGGCGGTGTTCTTCTTCCTTTATACCCTCGCCTTTGTCCATTGCTTTCCGCTTTTGAAAAATAGCTACCTCGTCGCCCACTTGGAGACGGTCGGTGTCTTAGCTATTTTCATAGATAGTCTACTCGGCATAGCCGCCGTGAGACGGGGCAATAATCAACATAAAGTTTTGGAAAGATGGAGAAATCGCTATGCTCAAGTCTCATCTTCTGTCCTGGATGCCGAGAAAACTTCAGCGGTTATCGAAGCCATTTTTAGGTTGATCAGTGGCGCGGCTTATATCTCGGTGGCAGGTGCCGGCGCGGTGTTGGTATTTAATGGGTATCTTAGCCTGGGTCGAGTCATTGGTTTTTTTGCTGTTTTCATGATGGCGTTGCAAGCACTGGATCGCCTCTCCGGTGGGTTATTTGTATTTGCTGAAGTGTCTCTTGCTCTGGATCGAGTGATTGAGATTTTTCGCAAGGATCAATACGCCGAGCCTGAGGAGACCCAAGAGACCACGGCGCTCGCAATTCCCAAGCTCATGGTGTCGGGACTCAGTTTTGGGTACGCGGGCAAAGAACATGTGCTTAATGAGGTCTCTTTCGAGGCGTGTTCAGGAGATTTTATTGGTATCGTAGGCCGCAATGGTTCCGGGAAAACAACCCTCGCCCAACTATTGTCCGGGATTTATCGGGACTACGCCGGGGATATCGTTTTGGGAAACCATGATCTCAAAAAAATCCCACTGCGTCTGTTAAATGAAAAGGTCTATGTTTTTCCGCAGGAGGTCTATTTGTTCGACGATACCCTCCTGGAAAACATACGGTATGGGCGTTCGGACGCAACGGACGACGAGGTGATAGAAGCGGCGCGTTTTGCCGGAGTAGACGCCTTTGCGGAAAGTATGTATTTGGGGTATCAGACCAGGATTGGAGATAACGGGATCCGCCTCTCCGGTGGTATGGCGCTCCGCATAGAATTTGCTCGTTTGTTCTGCGCCAATCCCGACCTGATCGTGTTGGATGAGGCTAGTAGCGCTCTAGATCCTGCAGCGGAGCGCATGCTCTTTAAGCAGGTCCGCAAGAAATTCTCCGAAAAAATCGTTTTCTCCATCGCCCACCGGATCGAAACCCTAGACTTTGCCAACAAAATATTCGTGTTCGAGGACGGAAAGCTGGTGGAGACGGGAAGTCATTCAGAATTGATTTCAGATCGAAACAGTTTCTACCAAGCGGCACTAGGTCGATAG